The sequence GGAAAAAGTGATCGTTGACGGCATGAAAGCGCAGCCGGGCATGGTTGTGCATCCTGTTCCTTATCGAGAGTATTCGAAGCCCGCCGCGGCGCCTCAAGGATAAATCCATGATTTCCAGGTTTTTTATAGATCGTCCTGTTTTCGCGTCGGTTCTATCGATTATCATCGTTCTCGCGGGTTTGGTTTCCTTGGTAACTCTGCCGGTGGCGAGATTTCCCGAAATTACGCCGCCGACGGTGGAAATCTCCGCCAAGTATCCCGGCGCCGATGCGGAGACCGTGGCGCAATCGTTGGCGGCGCCCATCGAGCAAGAACTCAGCGGCGCCAAAAACCTGCTTTATTTTCAATCCTATAGTTCCAATGACGGCGCTTTGAGGATCGTCGTAACGTTCGAAGTGGGAAGCGATCTCGATATCGCGGCGGTGGAAGTGCAGAATCGTTTGAAAATCGCCGAACCGCGATTGCCTCAAGAAGCGATCCGTCAAGGCATCACCATCAAGAAATCCTCCACCAGCATGATTCTGGTCGCCTCCGTCGAATCCGAGGATCCGCAATACAACGATTTGTTTTTAAGCAACTACGCCAATATTTACATGCTGGATACGTTGAAGCGGGTACCCGGCGTCGGCGACGCGTTCGTCGCCGGGGCTAAGGATTATTCCATGCGGGTTTGGCTGAATTCGGATTCGCTGACCGCCAAAGGCATAACGGTGACGGACGTCGCTGCGGCGATCCGCGAACAAAACGGCCTTTACGCCGCCGGGCGCATTGGAGCGGCGCCCAATTCCAACGAGCCGGAATTCACTATTCCCGTGATTACCAAAGGGCGTTTGCAGACGCCCGAGGAGTTCGAGCAGATCATTCTGCGCGCCGATTCCGATGGAACGATTCTGCGTCTCAAGGATGTCGGGCGCGTGGAATTGGGATCGCAAAGTTACGATATGCTCGCCCGCAAGAATGGTAAGCCGACGACCATCATCCTGACCTATCTCCAGTCGGGCGCCAACGCTCTCGATACGGCGTACGGCCTGAAGGAAGCGTTGGAAAAATTATCCAAAAATTTTCCCAAAGGCGTGAAATACGGGATTCCTTACGATTCCACGCTTTTCATTAAAATCTCCATTATCGAAGTGGTCAAAACCTTCGTGGAAGCCATTCTTTTAGTGTTAGCCGTCGTCTTTTTGTTTTTAGGCAATTGGCGGGCGACGCTGATTCCCCTTCTTGCCGTTCCCGTGGCTATCATCGGAGCTTTTACGGGTATGTTGGCGCTGGGATTTTCGATCAATTCCTTAACCTTATTCGGCTTGGTGCTGGCTATCGGCATCGTCGTCGACGACGCCATCGTCGTCGTGGAGAATATCGAACGCATCATGCATCAGGAGGGCTTGCCCGTGCGGGAGGCCGCCATCAAGGCGATGGATCAGGTTACGGGGCCGGTAATCGCCATTGTGCTGGTTCTATCCGCCGTTTTTCTTCCGGTTGCTTTCTTGGGCGGATTAACGGGCGAGATGTACCGGCAATTCGCCGTTACTATCGCCATCTCCGTCGCCATCTCCGGCCTGGTGGCGTTGACGCTCAGCCCGGCGCTTTGCCGCATCTTTTTGAAACCCATCGAAAAAAAGTTCTTTTTTTTCCGCTGGTTCGACGCTTTGTTCGGGCAATTTACCAAAGCCTACGTTTCGACGGTGCGCATGACGATCCGGCTGGGATTGATCGCCATTCTTATTTATGCGGGATTGATCTATATCACCGCTGGACTTTTCGATAAAGTACCCAGCGGTTTTATTCCACAGGAAGATCAAGGATTCGTTATTATTTCTGCGATGCTTCCTCCCGGCTCTTCCATCGATCGAACCGGAAAAGTTTTAAGCCAAATCGAAGAATTTCTTTTGCAGCAACCGGAAGTGCGCAACGTCGTTACGCTGGGAGGGCAGGATATTTTGGCGGGCCGTTCCGCCAGCACCAGCGCCGGACTGA comes from Candidatus Omnitrophota bacterium and encodes:
- a CDS encoding multidrug efflux RND transporter permease subunit → MISRFFIDRPVFASVLSIIIVLAGLVSLVTLPVARFPEITPPTVEISAKYPGADAETVAQSLAAPIEQELSGAKNLLYFQSYSSNDGALRIVVTFEVGSDLDIAAVEVQNRLKIAEPRLPQEAIRQGITIKKSSTSMILVASVESEDPQYNDLFLSNYANIYMLDTLKRVPGVGDAFVAGAKDYSMRVWLNSDSLTAKGITVTDVAAAIREQNGLYAAGRIGAAPNSNEPEFTIPVITKGRLQTPEEFEQIILRADSDGTILRLKDVGRVELGSQSYDMLARKNGKPTTIILTYLQSGANALDTAYGLKEALEKLSKNFPKGVKYGIPYDSTLFIKISIIEVVKTFVEAILLVLAVVFLFLGNWRATLIPLLAVPVAIIGAFTGMLALGFSINSLTLFGLVLAIGIVVDDAIVVVENIERIMHQEGLPVREAAIKAMDQVTGPVIAIVLVLSAVFLPVAFLGGLTGEMYRQFAVTIAISVAISGLVALTLSPALCRIFLKPIEKKFFFFRWFDALFGQFTKAYVSTVRMTIRLGLIAILIYAGLIYITAGLFDKVPSGFIPQEDQGFVIISAMLPPGSSIDRTGKVLSQIEEFLLQQPEVRNVVTLGGQDILAGRSASTSAGLMFVELRNWKERPRPDQSVQALVGRIFGHFASLKEAMVLAFSPPPVQGMGMRAGFEFQLESRSGGDIRELADVMNRLLDEAKKRPEIAGINGVLNVSTPQIYIELDRIRTKSARVDVNEVFDALQAYLGALYVNDFVKYGRIYRVQLQAESQYRQNPGDIGKFYVRNKSGEMVPLSGLLAMKNQSGPNVVSRFNTFPSVQITGEPAAGYSTGQVMKIMTDISANVLPAGYGFDWSGASYQEVKAGNQAPYVIGFGLIVVFLVLAAQYEKWSLPIAVLLVVPFGAYGAIAAIYWRGISNDIYFQIGLLTLIGLSAKNAILIVEFCSVLHSEGKSLLDAASEAARLRLRPIIMTSLAFILGVSPLVVSKGAGAASRHSIGTGVMGGMLAATFLAIFFIPLFFVVIQWLSELPRRVKRMILKTGISDE